A genomic stretch from Sulfurihydrogenibium azorense Az-Fu1 includes:
- a CDS encoding MgtC/SapB family protein: MQEYENLYEILLALGLGFFVGLEREYKAKGEVFAGVRTYPLISLLGYFSALVSDKHFDFFIYISFLSILGFTLFNFFLEYEKDKGITTEVSVLLTFLIGVLVYFDYYYLSVFLGFLTTLILAIKQPLESFAKSLYFEDVISLVKFLLLTAIVYPILPDKSFGPYEAINLKEIWKVVIIVATIDFIGYILVRWKGGKSLLWIALFGGLISSTAITYNFSILSKKSPDLKNILFSGITLSWIVMNLRVLVISGFLNVELLKFLALPLLLSSVVLLLMVYRYIKLDTTTDFKESEFKNPFRILEILQFAIFYTFILVLIKFIQNKVGISGVYLVSFVSGVIDVDAITFSAASLSKSGVIFTTTASIIVILAVISNSIFKYIYVLIFANESLKREMFKVLVFNLFVFLSFILIQMFLQNP, from the coding sequence ATGCAAGAGTATGAAAATCTATACGAGATACTCCTTGCCTTAGGTTTAGGTTTCTTCGTAGGATTAGAAAGGGAATATAAGGCAAAAGGTGAAGTTTTCGCCGGAGTAAGAACCTATCCTTTAATATCTCTTTTAGGATACTTTTCTGCTTTGGTTTCTGATAAGCATTTTGATTTCTTTATTTATATATCTTTTCTATCTATTTTAGGGTTTACCTTGTTTAACTTTTTTCTGGAGTACGAGAAAGATAAAGGAATCACAACAGAAGTATCTGTTTTACTGACTTTTTTAATCGGCGTTTTAGTTTATTTTGACTATTACTATCTATCTGTTTTTCTTGGATTTTTAACGACGTTAATTTTAGCTATAAAGCAACCTTTAGAGAGTTTTGCAAAAAGTTTATATTTTGAAGATGTTATATCTTTGGTTAAATTTTTACTTCTAACAGCTATAGTATACCCTATCTTACCAGATAAAAGTTTTGGACCTTATGAAGCTATAAATTTAAAAGAGATATGGAAAGTTGTTATTATTGTAGCTACAATAGATTTTATAGGTTATATACTTGTAAGATGGAAAGGTGGAAAGTCTCTTTTATGGATAGCCTTGTTTGGAGGACTTATCTCAAGTACTGCAATCACTTATAACTTTTCTATACTTTCAAAGAAAAGCCCTGATTTAAAAAATATACTTTTCAGTGGGATTACACTATCTTGGATAGTTATGAATTTAAGAGTACTGGTTATATCTGGATTTTTAAATGTAGAACTTTTAAAATTTCTTGCACTTCCTTTGTTATTATCTTCGGTAGTTTTACTTTTAATGGTTTATAGGTATATTAAATTAGATACAACAACCGATTTTAAAGAGAGTGAGTTTAAAAATCCTTTTAGAATATTAGAGATTCTTCAATTTGCTATCTTTTACACTTTTATTTTAGTGCTTATTAAGTTTATTCAAAATAAAGTAGGTATTAGTGGCGTTTACTTAGTTAGTTTTGTATCCGGAGTTATAGATGTTGATGCTATAACCTTTTCTGCTGCATCTTTATCAAAAAGTGGCGTTATATTTACAACTACTGCAAGTATTATTGTTATTCTTGCAGTAATATCAAACTCTATTTTTAAATATATTTACGTTTTAATATTTGCAAATGAAAGTCTAAAAAGAGAGATGTTTAAAGTGTTAGTGTTTAATTTGTTTGTATTTTTAAGTTTTATTCTTATACAAATGTTTTTACAAAATCCATAA
- the era gene encoding GTPase Era, whose translation MSFKAGFVALVGRPNVGKSTLLNNILGTKLSIVSPKPQTTRMRILGVKHLPDAQIIFLDAPGVQKGGDLLSKSVLESAVASMEDADVIVMIIEADKGWTKEDKEIVENYIKKYNKPVILAINKIDKIQRDLVLPLIEESTKIYDFKEYVPISAIKNINIDELLNTIKKYLPESPPLYPEDMITDLPLKLWIAEIIREKVFFNTKQEVPYSVAVEVESIKEGEKNKNLLIIDAVIYVERDNHKGIIIGKKGQMLKKIGSQAREELEFLLGKKVHLNLYVKVKENWKEDLPLLRSLGYNQIS comes from the coding sequence ATGAGTTTTAAAGCCGGATTTGTAGCGTTAGTAGGAAGACCAAACGTAGGAAAATCAACATTACTTAACAATATACTTGGAACAAAACTAAGTATAGTAAGCCCAAAGCCACAAACAACAAGGATGAGAATACTGGGAGTAAAACATCTTCCAGACGCCCAGATAATATTTTTAGACGCTCCGGGAGTTCAAAAAGGGGGAGATTTACTCTCTAAATCAGTTTTAGAGTCTGCAGTTGCAAGTATGGAAGATGCTGATGTTATAGTTATGATAATAGAGGCTGACAAAGGTTGGACAAAAGAGGACAAGGAAATAGTAGAGAACTACATAAAAAAGTATAACAAACCAGTAATACTTGCAATAAACAAAATAGACAAAATTCAAAGAGACTTAGTACTACCACTGATAGAAGAGTCAACAAAGATATACGACTTTAAAGAATATGTACCAATTTCTGCTATAAAGAATATAAACATAGATGAGCTTTTAAATACTATAAAGAAATACCTTCCAGAGTCTCCACCCCTTTACCCTGAAGATATGATTACAGACCTACCACTAAAATTATGGATAGCAGAGATAATAAGAGAAAAAGTATTCTTTAACACAAAGCAAGAAGTACCTTATTCTGTAGCTGTAGAAGTTGAATCTATAAAAGAGGGAGAAAAGAATAAGAATCTCCTTATTATAGATGCAGTAATATACGTAGAAAGGGATAATCACAAAGGAATAATCATAGGTAAAAAAGGTCAGATGCTAAAAAAAATAGGGTCTCAGGCAAGAGAAGAGTTAGAATTTTTACTTGGTAAAAAAGTTCATTTAAATCTTTATGTCAAGGTAAAAGAAAATTGGAAAGAAGATTTACCTCTTTTAAGGTCGCTTGGATACAATCAAATATCGTAG
- the secG gene encoding preprotein translocase subunit SecG — translation MEFLFGLLSVVLVIVSVLLIILVLMQKTKGAEIGAVFGSGAAKAVLGASAATILTKITYWLGGIFLFLVLTLSYLSVKIAKSNTVIENIPSQQQTENKK, via the coding sequence TTGGAATTTTTATTTGGTTTATTATCCGTTGTACTTGTTATAGTATCTGTACTACTTATTATCTTAGTGCTCATGCAGAAAACAAAAGGAGCAGAGATAGGTGCTGTTTTTGGGTCAGGAGCTGCAAAGGCAGTTTTAGGAGCTTCGGCTGCAACTATACTTACAAAGATAACTTACTGGCTTGGTGGTATATTTTTATTTTTAGTACTTACTCTGTCATACTTAAGTGTAAAGATTGCAAAGTCTAACACAGTTATAGAAAACATCCCTTCACAGCAACAGACAGAAAATAAAAAATAA
- a CDS encoding dihydrolipoamide acetyltransferase family protein: MAYEIVMPQLTDTMETGKIVRWLKKEGDYVEVNEPILEVESDKAIMEVPSLKSGYLTKILFDEGSEVPVGTVIAIISEKKEENIQTPEVKSKEEKKIETVKQEIKEIKIPQTIEIETKKLPPSTASPVAKVLAKEIGIDIKSLQEEGKLPIPAHEKDIKEYIVNQKLDENVINLLKDYQINPEDIIKLYTNIEKITVKEVLTYIKEKNIPLKKSVNSIRKSLIKNLKKSIEIPVFHIFTEVNFSNIPKDAGFTLTTWLVKILGDSIYKYEKLRTKTDEEYYYVYPTVNISIAVDVAGELFAPVIKNVEVKTLKDIAKELEIIKQKAKESRFSKEDLEGAIFSVSNLGMYNVISFDAIIPPECVGIVAVGKAVDNIAKLTFSFDHRIVNGKEAAEFINLFQEKLGNKDYINSLLM; this comes from the coding sequence ATGGCTTATGAAATAGTTATGCCACAACTAACTGATACAATGGAAACAGGGAAAATAGTCAGATGGCTAAAAAAAGAAGGAGACTATGTGGAAGTTAACGAACCTATCTTAGAAGTAGAATCAGACAAAGCAATCATGGAAGTCCCTTCTCTAAAAAGTGGTTATTTAACAAAGATTTTGTTTGATGAAGGTTCAGAAGTTCCAGTAGGAACAGTTATAGCTATAATATCTGAAAAGAAAGAAGAGAATATTCAAACTCCAGAAGTAAAATCCAAAGAAGAGAAAAAAATAGAAACAGTCAAACAAGAGATCAAAGAAATTAAAATACCACAAACAATAGAGATCGAAACTAAAAAGCTTCCTCCTTCTACAGCATCTCCTGTTGCTAAAGTTTTAGCTAAAGAGATAGGTATAGATATTAAATCTTTACAAGAGGAAGGTAAACTACCTATCCCCGCTCACGAAAAAGATATAAAAGAGTATATAGTAAACCAAAAGTTAGATGAAAATGTAATAAACTTACTTAAAGACTATCAAATAAATCCAGAAGATATTATAAAGCTTTATACAAACATAGAAAAAATAACAGTGAAAGAAGTTTTAACCTACATAAAAGAAAAAAATATACCTTTAAAGAAAAGTGTAAACTCTATAAGAAAAAGCTTAATCAAAAATCTTAAAAAATCTATAGAAATTCCAGTATTTCATATATTTACAGAAGTTAATTTTTCAAATATTCCAAAAGATGCAGGTTTTACTTTAACTACTTGGCTTGTAAAAATTTTAGGAGACAGTATATATAAATACGAAAAACTAAGAACTAAAACAGACGAAGAATACTACTACGTATATCCTACAGTAAATATATCTATTGCAGTTGATGTTGCAGGAGAACTATTTGCACCAGTTATAAAAAATGTAGAGGTAAAAACATTAAAAGATATAGCAAAAGAATTAGAAATAATAAAACAAAAAGCAAAAGAAAGTAGATTCTCAAAAGAAGATTTAGAGGGTGCCATCTTTTCTGTATCTAATTTAGGAATGTACAACGTTATATCATTTGACGCTATTATTCCTCCTGAATGTGTAGGAATAGTTGCAGTAGGTAAAGCAGTAGATAATATTGCTAAACTGACATTTTCATTTGACCACAGGATAGTAAATGGCAAAGAAGCTGCAGAGTTTATAAATTTATTCCAAGAAAAGTTGGGAAATAAGGATTATATAAACTCTCTTTTAATGTAA
- a CDS encoding IS481 family transposase — MKGIIGTPMYMTTLFPKKLSNKIKDIPLTKEAKKRLKWIQHYQDTKNISKTCRYFGISRTTFYKWFERYKKDGLEGLLDRPKTPKNTRKPTIRNQYREQIIKVRKQNPTWSKEKISAYLQEEKNIKVSPSTVYKVLKEEGLIERTKSIKIQNKRKKSIKKKRTKRGLQAQAPGDVVQIDVKHLNIAGATYYQFTAIDKYSRFCFARVYESKNSKKTKEFYIELNEYFEFEIKRVQTDNGSEFLGEFNKYLTDIGVEHYFSYPRSPKTNGVVERLIRTIEEELWLIEGLDYTLEEMNKKLRKYVRKYNFIRPHHSLGYKRPADIVYGV; from the coding sequence ATGAAAGGTATTATAGGAACCCCTATGTATATGACAACACTCTTTCCTAAAAAACTATCAAACAAGATTAAAGACATTCCTTTAACAAAAGAAGCCAAAAAAAGACTAAAATGGATACAGCACTACCAAGATACAAAAAATATATCCAAAACCTGCAGATACTTCGGAATATCAAGAACTACCTTCTATAAATGGTTTGAAAGATACAAAAAAGACGGACTTGAAGGACTTCTTGATAGACCTAAAACACCAAAAAACACAAGAAAACCAACTATAAGAAATCAGTACAGAGAACAAATAATAAAAGTCAGGAAACAAAACCCAACTTGGAGCAAAGAAAAAATATCGGCATATCTACAAGAAGAAAAAAACATAAAAGTATCACCATCTACAGTGTATAAAGTATTAAAAGAAGAAGGATTAATAGAGAGAACAAAATCAATTAAAATACAAAACAAAAGAAAAAAGAGTATAAAGAAGAAAAGGACAAAAAGAGGCTTGCAAGCACAAGCCCCAGGGGATGTAGTACAAATAGACGTAAAACACCTGAACATCGCAGGTGCAACATATTACCAATTCACAGCTATAGATAAGTATAGCAGATTTTGTTTTGCACGGGTATATGAAAGTAAAAATTCAAAGAAAACAAAAGAATTTTATATTGAGTTAAATGAGTATTTTGAATTTGAGATAAAGAGGGTACAAACAGATAACGGGAGTGAGTTTTTAGGGGAGTTTAACAAGTATTTAACGGATATAGGAGTGGAGCATTACTTTAGCTATCCAAGGAGTCCAAAGACTAATGGTGTTGTAGAAAGATTGATAAGGACAATAGAAGAGGAGTTATGGTTGATAGAGGGATTAGATTACACATTAGAGGAGATGAATAAGAAGTTAAGGAAGTATGTAAGGAAGTACAATTTTATAAGGCCACATCATTCTTTAGGATACAAAAGACCAGCAGACATTGTTTATGGAGTATGA
- the fabD gene encoding ACP S-malonyltransferase, producing the protein MKAFVFPGQGSQYVGMGKDFYENFEEVRQLHEKVNERLGFNLTDIIFNNEEKLNLTEYTQPALVLTSYITYKIFKEKKGIEPDFVAGHSLGEFTALAVAGSLSLEDAVYITHIRGKLMQSAVPEGVGLMAAIIGLEASKIEEILKQIDGIVEIANYNSYEQTVISGEKVAVEKAMEILKSQGAKKVVPLVVSVPAHSSMLKEKAQEFGEYLEKIEIKDASIPVISNVSAKPITKAQDIKQELKVHFYSPVRWVQTIEYLSSMGVKDIYEIGPKKVLTGLIKRINKDLNLKNVETLQDIENA; encoded by the coding sequence ATGAAGGCGTTTGTTTTTCCGGGTCAAGGTTCACAGTATGTAGGAATGGGCAAAGATTTTTACGAAAATTTTGAAGAAGTAAGACAGCTCCACGAAAAAGTTAACGAGAGATTAGGATTTAATCTTACAGATATCATATTTAACAATGAAGAAAAACTAAACCTTACAGAGTATACACAACCAGCCTTAGTTCTAACCTCTTACATAACCTATAAAATCTTTAAAGAGAAAAAAGGTATAGAACCTGATTTTGTAGCTGGACACTCACTAGGAGAGTTTACAGCTCTAGCTGTTGCTGGTAGTTTATCTTTAGAAGATGCAGTTTACATTACCCATATAAGAGGAAAACTTATGCAGTCTGCAGTTCCAGAAGGTGTTGGGCTAATGGCTGCTATTATAGGTTTAGAAGCTTCTAAAATAGAAGAGATTTTAAAACAGATAGATGGTATAGTTGAAATAGCAAACTACAACTCTTACGAGCAGACTGTAATATCTGGAGAAAAAGTAGCAGTAGAAAAAGCTATGGAGATACTTAAATCTCAAGGAGCTAAAAAGGTCGTTCCTCTGGTGGTCTCTGTACCTGCCCACTCATCAATGCTAAAAGAAAAAGCACAGGAGTTTGGAGAGTACTTAGAAAAAATAGAGATAAAAGATGCAAGCATACCTGTTATATCAAACGTATCGGCAAAACCTATAACAAAAGCACAGGATATAAAGCAGGAGTTAAAAGTACATTTTTACAGTCCTGTAAGATGGGTTCAAACTATAGAGTATCTATCATCTATGGGAGTAAAAGATATTTACGAAATAGGACCTAAAAAAGTCCTTACAGGGCTTATAAAGAGAATTAACAAAGATTTAAATCTTAAAAACGTTGAGACTTTACAGGATATAGAAAATGCTTAA
- the truA gene encoding tRNA pseudouridine(38-40) synthase TruA → MKKRYNYKLTISYIGTRYSGWQRQKNAVGIQQIIEDLLEKLFKEKITLIGSGRTDAGVHALNQVANFKTYSYKDPSTIYSYLNAKLPRDISVKKVEEVDLNFNARFSAKGKTYLYRIYTKPDPFLYGRGWFFDKDLDIVKMLQGIEILKKYKDLTSLAKEGNYIRKEVDLREIKLYYDGKIIDIEITASHFLRNLVRRIVGHLVAIGRGSLSLQEFEDIIKAKDSSKGKFLAPPEGLYLKEVYY, encoded by the coding sequence ATGAAAAAAAGATATAACTACAAACTTACAATATCATACATAGGTACAAGGTATAGTGGTTGGCAAAGACAGAAAAATGCAGTTGGTATACAGCAAATTATAGAAGACCTCCTGGAAAAACTTTTTAAAGAAAAGATAACCTTAATTGGTTCAGGAAGGACAGATGCGGGAGTCCATGCTTTAAATCAGGTTGCAAACTTTAAAACCTACTCCTACAAAGACCCATCTACCATTTACTCATACCTAAACGCTAAACTTCCAAGGGATATATCAGTAAAAAAAGTAGAAGAAGTAGACCTAAACTTTAACGCCCGATTTTCCGCAAAGGGAAAGACATACTTATATAGAATATATACAAAACCAGACCCATTTTTATACGGTAGAGGATGGTTTTTTGATAAAGATTTAGACATTGTAAAAATGCTTCAAGGCATTGAAATTTTAAAAAAATACAAAGATTTAACATCATTGGCAAAAGAGGGAAACTACATAAGAAAAGAAGTTGACTTAAGGGAGATAAAACTGTACTATGATGGTAAAATAATAGATATAGAGATAACAGCTTCCCATTTTTTGAGAAACTTAGTCCGTAGGATAGTTGGACATTTAGTTGCAATAGGTAGAGGAAGCTTGTCCTTGCAAGAGTTTGAAGATATAATTAAAGCAAAAGACTCTTCTAAAGGAAAGTTTTTAGCACCACCAGAAGGATTGTATTTAAAAGAAGTTTATTACTAA
- the mgtE gene encoding magnesium transporter, with product MSPIIEVLKETLKRSLQKHDLKTVEKILSKTHKGDIAEVFKYLSKEERTKIFNILYKTNPEKAVEVFKDLDDIVKIEIIRSLHIKDSVDFILKLPTPEIASIIENIPEDVKKAVIENLKGEEKEELKHLLSEGEDKVASIISDSYLAVLDTSTVEDAIQKVKEYNQDIELVYIYVVDEKNKLVGVISLKDLLTYPSNLMIKDIMKRDLITLNIEDTKEEAIENFRRYDLYVLPVVDDEGTLLGVVYIEDILDVMSEKTTEDFFKMAGAKEEELFYADKTFKIAKLRLPWLLIATVGEFITAVIISLFDYTISEFIQVVFFLPMVAALSGNISSQAAIIAARGLRDGRLTENTIDYLFTVFRELKVAVFIGIIIGILVGVVASLWISNHILGIIVAIALFFSIVFAGLIGSLVPFIMYKLEKDPTLATGPLSLTLTDIIGISIYLVVATFFIHYLKL from the coding sequence ATGAGTCCTATAATTGAAGTTTTAAAAGAAACACTGAAAAGGTCTCTTCAAAAACACGACCTGAAAACTGTAGAGAAAATTTTGTCAAAAACCCATAAAGGAGATATAGCCGAAGTTTTTAAATACCTTTCCAAAGAAGAAAGGACAAAGATATTTAACATCCTTTACAAAACAAATCCTGAAAAGGCAGTTGAGGTTTTTAAAGACCTTGATGATATTGTAAAGATAGAGATTATAAGGTCTCTTCATATTAAAGATTCCGTAGATTTTATATTAAAACTACCCACACCAGAGATAGCATCAATCATAGAAAATATCCCAGAAGATGTTAAAAAGGCTGTTATTGAAAACCTAAAAGGAGAAGAGAAAGAAGAGTTAAAACATCTTCTTTCTGAAGGTGAAGACAAAGTTGCATCAATAATAAGCGATTCTTATCTTGCAGTTTTAGACACATCTACGGTAGAAGATGCTATCCAGAAAGTAAAAGAGTATAACCAAGACATTGAATTGGTTTATATATATGTAGTTGATGAAAAAAACAAATTAGTGGGCGTAATTTCACTAAAAGACCTATTAACCTATCCATCTAATCTGATGATTAAAGACATAATGAAAAGAGACTTGATAACTTTAAACATAGAAGATACTAAAGAAGAGGCTATAGAAAATTTTAGAAGGTACGATTTATATGTTCTTCCTGTTGTTGATGATGAAGGAACTTTACTTGGTGTTGTTTATATAGAAGATATTTTAGATGTTATGTCAGAAAAAACAACAGAAGATTTCTTTAAAATGGCAGGAGCAAAAGAAGAAGAGCTGTTTTATGCAGATAAGACATTCAAAATAGCAAAGTTAAGATTACCATGGCTTTTAATAGCAACTGTAGGAGAGTTTATCACTGCAGTTATCATAAGTTTGTTTGATTATACAATATCAGAATTTATACAAGTTGTATTTTTCCTTCCTATGGTGGCAGCTCTAAGTGGAAATATAAGTTCTCAAGCAGCGATAATAGCAGCAAGAGGACTAAGAGATGGAAGATTAACAGAAAATACCATAGATTACCTTTTTACAGTTTTTAGAGAGTTAAAAGTTGCAGTTTTTATAGGGATAATAATTGGTATTTTGGTTGGAGTTGTTGCATCTTTATGGATAAGTAATCACATACTTGGAATTATAGTAGCAATTGCACTGTTTTTCAGTATCGTTTTTGCTGGATTGATAGGTAGTTTAGTTCCCTTTATAATGTATAAGCTTGAAAAAGACCCAACGTTAGCAACAGGACCTTTATCGTTAACCTTAACAGATATAATCGGTATATCTATATATCTTGTAGTAGCTACTTTTTTCATACATTACCTAAAACTTTGA
- a CDS encoding MarC family protein translates to MDVLYLILKYTISIFAIVDPFGAIPLIISVLKNFSDKEREFIIKKASIYGCFILIFFLFLGNFFVGILGVSIADFQIAGGIILLLISINIIFGQPLKEKISPEEIPLIKKLENIALIPVATPILAGPGAMVTAMTVASSQESLLNLLIVAISIVITFLISYFILKASKYIQKLLGEIFLDIVSRMMGIVIMALAVQFIVKGIKQNFFPILH, encoded by the coding sequence ATGGATGTTTTGTACCTTATACTAAAGTATACTATCTCTATTTTTGCTATAGTTGATCCTTTTGGAGCTATTCCTTTGATTATCTCTGTGTTAAAGAATTTTTCTGATAAGGAAAGAGAATTTATTATTAAAAAAGCTTCTATTTATGGATGTTTTATACTGATATTCTTCTTATTTTTGGGAAACTTTTTTGTTGGAATTTTGGGTGTTAGTATTGCCGATTTCCAAATAGCAGGTGGAATTATACTTCTTTTGATATCTATAAACATTATATTTGGGCAACCATTAAAAGAAAAAATATCTCCTGAAGAGATTCCTTTGATAAAAAAGTTAGAAAATATAGCTCTTATTCCTGTTGCTACTCCTATTTTAGCTGGACCAGGTGCTATGGTTACAGCTATGACAGTAGCATCGTCTCAAGAAAGTCTCTTAAATCTTTTAATAGTTGCAATTTCAATAGTAATAACTTTTTTAATATCTTACTTTATTTTAAAAGCATCTAAATACATCCAAAAACTTTTGGGAGAGATATTTTTAGATATCGTTTCAAGAATGATGGGAATAGTTATAATGGCATTGGCTGTTCAATTTATCGTTAAAGGTATAAAACAAAACTTTTTCCCTATCTTACATTAA
- a CDS encoding 2,3-bisphosphoglycerate-dependent phosphoglycerate mutase codes for MPKLVLVRHGQSFWNLQNRFTGWVDVPLTEKGKEEAFKAGELLKDIRFNVAYTSALTRAQETLRIILEVIGLQIPVIKDQALNERHYGALQGLNKDRARQKYGAEIVHLWRRSYDIAPPEGESLKDTAARTIPFLERAILGDIYEGNDVLVVAHGNSLRSIIMYLEKLTPEEIIKVELDTGVPIVYEMDKEGNVLNKEIRRH; via the coding sequence ATGCCGAAACTCGTTTTAGTAAGACATGGACAGTCTTTTTGGAACCTTCAAAACAGGTTTACTGGATGGGTTGATGTTCCCCTTACAGAAAAAGGTAAAGAAGAAGCTTTTAAAGCTGGAGAACTTTTAAAGGATATAAGGTTTAATGTTGCTTACACTTCTGCTTTAACAAGGGCTCAAGAAACACTTAGAATAATCCTTGAAGTGATAGGACTTCAAATTCCTGTTATAAAAGACCAAGCTTTAAATGAAAGACATTATGGTGCTTTACAAGGTTTAAATAAAGATAGAGCAAGACAGAAGTATGGAGCTGAGATAGTTCACCTTTGGAGAAGAAGTTACGATATAGCTCCACCTGAGGGAGAGTCTTTGAAAGATACAGCTGCAAGAACTATACCCTTTTTAGAAAGGGCTATATTAGGTGATATATATGAAGGAAATGATGTTTTAGTAGTAGCTCACGGAAACTCTTTAAGGTCTATTATCATGTATTTAGAAAAGTTAACTCCAGAAGAGATAATAAAGGTTGAACTTGATACAGGAGTGCCAATAGTATACGAGATGGATAAAGAAGGTAATGTTTTAAATAAAGAGATAAGAAGACATTAA
- the tpiA gene encoding triose-phosphate isomerase, translating into MRYLIAANWKMNKTVAESIDYIEIFKDLVKEVEGVEIMIAPSFTALSSVSILLEKTNISLGAQNMFYVERGAYTGEISPIMLTELNVKYVILGHSERRHIFGEKDELINKKVLTAVEFGLRPILCVGETLEERELGKTMNVVERQIRAGIAGLEREISLIDIAYEPVWAIGTGVNATVEQAQEVHHFIRNLINDISKGNDKDTRILYGGSVNEKNASELIKAPDVEGFLVGTASLDPQKFYKIILSSLEV; encoded by the coding sequence ATGAGATACTTAATAGCAGCAAACTGGAAGATGAACAAAACTGTAGCAGAATCTATTGATTATATAGAAATATTTAAAGATCTTGTTAAAGAGGTGGAAGGAGTAGAAATTATGATAGCTCCTTCCTTTACAGCTTTATCTTCTGTTTCTATTTTACTTGAAAAAACAAACATTAGTTTAGGTGCTCAAAATATGTTTTATGTAGAAAGAGGAGCTTACACTGGTGAGATATCTCCTATTATGCTTACTGAACTTAACGTTAAATATGTGATACTTGGACATTCTGAGAGAAGACATATCTTTGGTGAAAAAGATGAACTAATTAATAAAAAAGTTTTAACTGCTGTAGAGTTTGGTTTAAGGCCTATTCTATGTGTAGGAGAAACATTAGAAGAAAGAGAGCTTGGCAAAACTATGAATGTAGTTGAAAGACAGATAAGAGCCGGTATTGCAGGGTTAGAAAGAGAGATAAGCCTTATAGACATTGCTTACGAACCAGTATGGGCGATAGGAACAGGAGTAAATGCAACTGTAGAACAAGCTCAAGAGGTACATCATTTTATTAGAAATCTTATTAACGATATAAGTAAAGGAAATGATAAAGATACGAGAATACTTTATGGTGGTAGTGTAAATGAAAAAAATGCTTCTGAATTGATAAAAGCTCCTGATGTTGAAGGATTTTTAGTTGGAACCGCAAGTCTTGACCCACAAAAGTTTTATAAAATAATTTTATCTTCTTTGGAGGTTTAA
- the bioD gene encoding dethiobiotin synthase — protein MLNSLFITATDTGVGKTTVSAAICKLLKEKGVNVAYFKPAETGCQPIPQDAYTISKITGQPLEEVVIYTFENPVAPYTATVLEGKEIDIQKIIKHYKYLKTKYDFVIVEGAGGLLVPIKKNYTYLNLIEDLNIPVLIVSRASLGTINHTALTIRALEGKQIVGIVMNGFSGEDISEETNPQIIQEMTGVKVLAKCKKSQQPVEECYSKLMDFVKTFV, from the coding sequence ATGCTTAACAGTTTATTTATAACTGCAACAGATACAGGAGTAGGTAAAACAACAGTATCAGCTGCCATTTGTAAACTACTGAAAGAAAAAGGAGTAAATGTAGCCTACTTTAAACCTGCTGAAACAGGCTGTCAGCCTATCCCACAAGATGCCTACACTATATCTAAAATAACAGGACAGCCTTTAGAAGAGGTGGTCATTTACACATTTGAAAACCCAGTAGCACCATATACAGCTACCGTACTTGAAGGTAAAGAGATAGATATACAAAAAATAATAAAACATTACAAATACTTAAAAACTAAATATGACTTTGTAATCGTAGAAGGAGCAGGAGGACTTTTAGTCCCAATAAAGAAGAATTATACCTACTTAAACCTTATTGAAGATTTAAACATCCCAGTTTTAATAGTATCTAGGGCATCGTTAGGAACGATAAACCATACAGCTTTGACTATTAGAGCGTTAGAAGGTAAACAGATAGTTGGTATAGTTATGAATGGCTTTTCTGGAGAAGATATATCAGAAGAAACAAATCCACAGATAATTCAAGAAATGACAGGTGTAAAAGTTTTAGCAAAGTGTAAAAAATCTCAGCAACCAGTAGAAGAGTGCTATAGCAAACTTATGGATTTTGTAAAAACATTTGTATAA